A DNA window from Streptococcus parapneumoniae contains the following coding sequences:
- a CDS encoding sugar ABC transporter substrate-binding protein yields MKHKSFTYLFLGTVTLAGLTACANSNNANKDDKSGEDSYKITTVRWSDWGEDYHKGFLTDSAKEAGIDVKWDTLVAADWADKKSVLVASGDLPDAFLGSNAFTDSEIAQNQSLFIPLEDLIKENMPNLTKAMEKEPKIKAMITSPDGHIYSLPKKLPMRPTVANQLFINKKWLDNLGLKVPETYDDLVKVLQEFKDKDANGNGDASDEIPFGAGNFDPTFSYILPFNNRLGADNTYEMSVKDGKPVYLRTEESYKQGIAAMHEAYKKGLIDPEIFTEDTSMSVAKRMDKGVSRVGVSSGWTADATFGLHSSEYIALPALKGMDGKQYVFSDPDHYNYGRNEILITNKSKNPAKLLKWLDKLYTDEASIQNFYGSFGIATEKNGDKFKVLPPKDGKSADEWAWIHSLRDFGPKYVSDDINSRVEIDQTQGDGLKLKMDQDLKQFALPAYPNVIYSQEELNKLSSIYVSIESYVKQQASKWVVEGGIEKEWDSYKETLKNMGLDEFMKIQQEAYNRYQKEVKE; encoded by the coding sequence ATGAAACATAAATCATTTACATATTTGTTCTTAGGAACAGTTACACTTGCTGGCTTAACAGCCTGTGCAAATTCCAATAATGCGAATAAGGACGATAAGTCTGGAGAAGATTCTTATAAAATCACAACTGTTCGTTGGTCTGACTGGGGGGAAGATTATCATAAAGGTTTTCTAACAGATTCGGCCAAGGAAGCAGGTATTGATGTTAAATGGGATACACTTGTAGCCGCAGATTGGGCAGATAAGAAATCTGTGTTGGTTGCTAGTGGAGATTTACCAGATGCATTTTTAGGTTCAAATGCTTTTACAGATTCAGAAATTGCTCAGAACCAATCTTTATTTATTCCATTGGAAGATTTAATCAAAGAAAACATGCCAAATTTAACTAAGGCTATGGAGAAAGAACCTAAGATTAAAGCTATGATTACTTCACCAGATGGTCATATCTACAGTCTACCTAAAAAATTACCGATGCGTCCTACAGTAGCTAATCAGCTATTTATTAATAAAAAGTGGCTGGATAATTTAGGATTAAAGGTTCCAGAAACTTATGATGATTTAGTAAAAGTACTACAAGAATTTAAGGATAAAGATGCGAACGGAAATGGAGATGCTTCTGATGAAATTCCATTCGGAGCAGGAAACTTTGATCCAACATTCTCATATATTCTTCCGTTCAATAATCGTTTAGGTGCAGATAATACATATGAAATGTCTGTAAAAGATGGAAAACCAGTCTACCTTCGTACAGAAGAAAGTTATAAACAAGGGATTGCAGCAATGCATGAAGCTTATAAAAAAGGTTTGATTGATCCGGAAATCTTTACAGAAGATACCTCTATGAGTGTAGCAAAACGTATGGATAAGGGAGTATCTAGAGTAGGTGTTTCTAGTGGTTGGACAGCAGATGCAACGTTTGGCTTACATTCAAGTGAATATATTGCTCTACCTGCTTTAAAAGGTATGGATGGTAAACAATATGTCTTTTCTGATCCAGATCATTACAACTATGGTCGAAATGAAATTTTGATTACAAATAAGAGCAAAAACCCTGCTAAATTATTGAAATGGTTGGATAAATTATATACAGATGAAGCAAGTATTCAGAATTTCTATGGATCATTTGGAATAGCTACTGAAAAGAATGGTGATAAGTTTAAAGTGTTACCTCCTAAAGATGGTAAATCAGCTGATGAATGGGCATGGATTCATTCACTTCGAGATTTTGGTCCTAAATACGTAAGCGATGATATCAATAGTCGCGTAGAAATCGATCAAACACAAGGTGATGGATTGAAATTGAAGATGGACCAAGATTTGAAACAATTTGCGTTGCCAGCTTACCCTAATGTGATTTATTCACAAGAAGAGCTTAACAAATTATCATCAATCTATGTGAGTATTGAATCTTATGTCAAACAACAAGCATCTAAATGGGTAGTTGAAGGCGGCATAGAAAAAGAATGGGACTCATACAAAGAAACTCTTAAGAATATGGGATTGGACGAATTTATGAAGATTCAACAGGAAGCATATAATCGTTACCAAAAAGAAGTAAAAGAGTAA
- a CDS encoding carbohydrate ABC transporter permease has protein sequence MKWFHKSRKTNSELLFDIVTYGLAIFLILLIVYPLWFVVIASFSNPSDVANGKVWFIPREWKLDGYLRLIQQPLFLRSYLNTILYTVVGTLVALVVNIPAGYALSRKELVGRKWMSILYIIPMFVSGGLIPTYLTVKNVGLIDTFWVMVIPFAVSSYNIIVARTFFNNSIPDGMWEAAQIDGCGTIRYFIKIVVPLSKAIIAVIGLWTAVGIWNSWFNALIYLTNENLQPLQLILRRLLISNQMLQSQATGEVASDLRIKADMMKYAAIVISTAPIMLLYPFVQKYFNQGVMIGALKE, from the coding sequence GTGAAATGGTTTCATAAATCAAGAAAAACAAACTCTGAATTATTATTTGATATAGTTACCTATGGTTTAGCAATTTTCCTTATCCTGTTAATTGTTTATCCGTTATGGTTTGTAGTGATTGCATCTTTTAGTAATCCTTCAGATGTTGCAAATGGGAAGGTATGGTTTATTCCTAGAGAATGGAAATTAGATGGATATTTACGTCTTATTCAACAACCTTTATTTTTGCGTAGCTATTTAAATACCATTTTATATACTGTTGTTGGTACCTTAGTTGCTTTAGTAGTCAATATTCCAGCTGGTTATGCTTTATCTAGAAAAGAATTAGTTGGTAGAAAGTGGATGAGTATTCTATACATAATCCCTATGTTTGTATCAGGTGGCTTGATTCCTACCTACTTAACAGTAAAGAATGTAGGCTTGATTGATACATTTTGGGTAATGGTAATACCTTTTGCAGTTTCATCATACAATATTATTGTTGCTAGAACTTTCTTTAATAATAGTATTCCAGACGGGATGTGGGAGGCTGCGCAAATTGATGGCTGTGGTACAATTCGTTATTTTATTAAAATAGTTGTTCCGTTATCAAAAGCTATTATAGCAGTTATTGGACTTTGGACTGCAGTTGGTATTTGGAATTCGTGGTTTAATGCTTTAATTTATTTAACGAATGAAAATTTACAGCCATTGCAATTAATTTTACGACGTTTACTAATTAGTAATCAAATGTTACAATCGCAAGCAACAGGAGAAGTTGCATCAGATCTTCGTATCAAAGCTGATATGATGAAATATGCAGCAATTGTTATTTCAACCGCTCCGATTATGTTGTTGTATCCCTTTGTTCAAAAATATTTTAATCAAGGCGTAATGATTGGAGCCTTGAAAGAATAG
- a CDS encoding ABC transporter permease: MKVASQLHKIKLKHSIPLYILLFPSILLLILFSYIPMLGLIIAFKDYSPANGIFASQWVGFKYFTQFFSSFQFGTTMFNTLKISLYSIVVGFPLPIILAIISNQLRVGKFRKIFQVTTYLPHFISTMVMCGMIILFLSPTSGLLANVFKSVGITIPDFLSKPSHFAGVYVWSDVWQHIGWDSIIYLAALSAIDPTYYEAATMDGASRLQKIRHIELPLLLPTAMILLILRAGSLLSVGFEKVLLLQNPLNLAGSEIISTYVYKVGMVNFQYSYSTAIGLFNTVVNLIILLSVNWFSKRYTRTGLF; encoded by the coding sequence ATGAAAGTAGCATCTCAACTTCATAAAATAAAATTAAAGCATAGTATTCCGTTATATATATTACTTTTTCCTTCAATATTGCTATTAATTTTATTTTCCTATATTCCCATGTTGGGACTAATTATTGCATTTAAAGACTATTCACCAGCCAATGGTATCTTTGCTAGTCAGTGGGTAGGATTTAAGTACTTTACTCAATTTTTCTCATCATTCCAATTCGGGACAACTATGTTCAATACATTAAAAATTTCACTTTATAGTATTGTAGTAGGATTCCCCTTACCTATTATACTAGCTATCATTAGTAATCAGTTAAGGGTTGGGAAATTTAGAAAAATATTTCAAGTGACAACTTACTTACCTCATTTTATCTCTACAATGGTTATGTGTGGGATGATCATCTTATTTTTATCTCCTACTAGTGGTTTGTTAGCGAATGTATTTAAGTCTGTTGGAATCACTATTCCAGATTTTTTATCAAAACCTAGTCATTTTGCAGGTGTTTATGTTTGGAGTGATGTATGGCAACATATTGGTTGGGATAGTATTATCTATCTGGCGGCGCTTTCTGCAATTGATCCTACATATTATGAGGCTGCAACTATGGATGGTGCCTCTAGGTTACAAAAAATTCGGCATATAGAATTACCATTGCTTTTGCCGACTGCTATGATTTTATTAATATTAAGAGCAGGTAGTTTATTAAGTGTAGGTTTTGAGAAAGTGTTACTACTGCAGAATCCACTTAATTTAGCAGGAAGTGAGATAATTTCGACCTATGTTTATAAAGTTGGTATGGTGAACTTTCAGTATAGTTATTCGACAGCTATAGGGTTATTTAACACCGTAGTCAATCTAATAATTTTGTTATCTGTTAACTGGTTCTCGAAAAGATATACTAGAACGGGTCTTTTTTAA
- a CDS encoding sensor histidine kinase translates to MKLNHDLSKKHSIHFFFKLLLVLLLINILINIAMSNITRNFIKNQNIVHLRSSIEIYADSVNEKLHSVERFMYSTITHNESLENLNHVQTFLEYQENLKKVQTSFIEFEYQNETHMTFLLETDSTDHFINVSNLYIPYEDYLLLKSNLKSLRSNISDRKWKNITTKNSEYLVKSVHYEEKIIYAVISSEDILKPLKKLNIGNNGKLSLKEPNNIPSENYLIHAQNEKTHLPFDIYVLVDYAEVFRNITLLEVFLSAVPIIITILSIIIILYIRQWMIKPITRLTERLSQLGDSIPPSEFFISEGILEIDKANDKLNKVIFDMQELKIREYHSQLELKKIELNYLKNQIRPHFYLNMLSMIHSMLQTKNYKEIEELTILTSNYLRHLFMANQDFSELKDEVQHIKDYLEIQQIRYGNSIYFSLNYNDDLQNTLVPSLLLQTFIENTIKHGFSFQDLFTILLSIKKVKTENSDYIHICIEDNGPGFSEEILSKLNQKQSLITEDGHHIGITNTIERLNLLYPNDYSIAFENNEEGGAKILLLIPYKIIDGGYNEHLIS, encoded by the coding sequence ATGAAATTAAATCACGACTTATCAAAAAAACATTCCATTCATTTTTTCTTTAAACTCCTACTTGTACTACTATTGATAAATATTTTAATCAATATTGCTATGAGTAACATAACCAGAAATTTTATTAAAAACCAAAATATAGTACACCTACGTAGTTCAATTGAAATTTATGCTGATTCTGTTAATGAGAAATTGCATTCTGTAGAACGCTTTATGTACTCAACAATAACACATAATGAATCTTTAGAGAACTTAAATCATGTACAAACGTTTCTTGAGTATCAAGAAAATCTTAAAAAAGTTCAAACTAGCTTTATAGAGTTTGAATATCAAAATGAAACTCATATGACATTCTTATTAGAAACCGATAGTACTGATCATTTTATAAATGTCTCCAATCTTTATATTCCATATGAAGATTATCTACTGTTAAAATCGAATCTAAAATCATTACGTAGTAATATAAGTGACCGTAAATGGAAAAATATAACTACTAAAAACAGCGAATACTTAGTTAAATCTGTTCATTACGAAGAAAAAATCATTTATGCCGTCATATCTTCAGAAGATATCCTAAAACCTCTCAAAAAACTCAATATTGGAAATAATGGTAAACTTTCTCTAAAAGAGCCTAACAATATACCCTCCGAAAACTACCTAATTCATGCTCAAAATGAAAAAACGCATTTACCTTTCGATATTTATGTTTTAGTCGATTATGCCGAAGTCTTTAGAAATATCACACTCTTAGAGGTATTTTTATCAGCTGTTCCTATCATTATCACCATTTTATCAATCATCATTATCCTGTATATCCGTCAATGGATGATTAAACCAATAACAAGACTCACTGAACGGCTCTCTCAACTTGGGGACTCCATCCCCCCTTCTGAATTTTTTATATCTGAAGGTATACTAGAAATTGATAAGGCAAATGATAAACTTAATAAAGTAATTTTTGACATGCAAGAATTAAAAATACGAGAATACCATTCACAACTAGAACTTAAGAAGATTGAACTTAATTATCTTAAGAACCAAATTCGTCCGCATTTCTACTTAAATATGTTATCAATGATTCATAGTATGCTTCAAACAAAAAACTACAAGGAAATTGAAGAGTTAACTATCCTAACTTCAAATTATCTCCGTCATTTATTTATGGCTAATCAAGATTTTTCAGAACTTAAAGATGAAGTTCAGCATATTAAAGATTATTTAGAAATACAACAAATTCGATATGGAAATAGCATCTACTTTTCACTAAACTACAATGATGACCTACAAAATACTCTTGTCCCATCATTACTGTTACAAACATTTATTGAAAACACAATCAAACACGGTTTTTCATTTCAGGATTTATTTACAATTTTGCTATCGATAAAAAAAGTAAAAACTGAGAACTCAGATTACATTCATATTTGTATCGAGGATAATGGTCCAGGTTTCTCTGAAGAAATTTTATCAAAACTAAATCAGAAACAGTCTCTAATAACAGAAGATGGACATCATATCGGGATCACAAACACCATCGAACGTTTAAATCTTCTCTATCCTAATGACTATAGTATTGCATTTGAAAATAATGAAGAAGGCGGGGCTAAAATTCTTTTACTTATTCCATACAAGATTATAGATGGAGGTTATAATGAACATCTTATTAGTTGA
- a CDS encoding response regulator transcription factor, whose protein sequence is MNILLVDDDRFIIEALREKINWAKLHIDTVYVAYSLTQAQNIIRENPIDLMISDIEMPQGSGLELLSWIRNEKYDIKTIFLTNYADFNYAQKAIELQSFEYYLKPINFEKLEFIIQKAISKIENHNSNGKNDALLQIEDNFWYDYLRKPQISRIDELENIASKQGFILKKHQYFFLAVLTINLNEEDYSAETPSWTSQLKRELQRISQPSYKLISLFKMESQVDQYVCLFRVDSSKRSDKLAYEIHSQISNNFSKYSNIIYKSCHKLSDILFHTKELYTYNEQYVSYWNTITCVPHSFPTSFKTETLSITFLDSLSEYELREKINSLAYNSQIPTFTLQQILLDWIQQIGIYLDQNGISAHKLFQNSTHDFLFQRRFHSIESFQDYFDYYWSHAKKFATNIENQKNSIQCIVEYIDHHYYEDINRSILADMVYLSADHLARIFKKETGETLVKYITDKRINAAKSLLSQTDISISQVSCQVGYDNYSYFTKIFKQRTGLSPGDYRKTYQNKM, encoded by the coding sequence ATGAACATCTTATTAGTTGATGACGATCGTTTTATCATTGAAGCTTTACGAGAGAAAATAAATTGGGCTAAACTACACATTGACACTGTTTATGTTGCCTATAGCCTCACTCAAGCTCAAAATATTATTAGAGAGAATCCTATTGATCTCATGATAAGCGATATAGAAATGCCTCAAGGTAGTGGTCTCGAACTCTTATCGTGGATTAGAAATGAAAAATATGATATAAAAACAATTTTTTTAACCAATTACGCCGACTTCAACTATGCTCAAAAAGCAATTGAATTACAAAGCTTCGAATACTATCTAAAACCCATTAACTTTGAAAAATTAGAATTTATTATTCAAAAAGCCATTAGTAAAATTGAGAATCATAACTCAAACGGGAAAAATGATGCACTTTTACAAATAGAAGATAATTTCTGGTATGATTACCTTAGAAAACCTCAAATTTCTCGCATTGATGAGCTAGAAAACATAGCAAGCAAACAAGGTTTTATTCTTAAAAAACACCAATATTTTTTCCTTGCAGTTTTAACAATCAATCTTAATGAAGAAGATTATTCTGCAGAAACTCCATCATGGACTTCTCAACTAAAAAGAGAACTTCAAAGAATTTCACAACCTTCTTATAAGCTGATAAGTTTGTTCAAGATGGAAAGCCAGGTTGATCAATATGTTTGTCTCTTTAGAGTAGACTCATCCAAACGTAGTGACAAATTGGCATATGAAATTCATTCTCAAATTTCTAATAATTTTAGTAAATACTCAAACATTATATATAAAAGCTGCCACAAACTATCCGATATTTTATTTCATACCAAAGAACTCTACACTTATAATGAACAATATGTTTCTTATTGGAATACTATTACATGTGTTCCACATAGTTTTCCAACTTCCTTTAAAACAGAAACTCTTTCAATTACTTTTTTAGATAGCTTAAGTGAATACGAATTAAGAGAAAAAATTAATTCACTTGCCTATAATTCTCAAATTCCTACTTTCACACTACAGCAAATTTTACTAGATTGGATTCAACAAATAGGAATATATCTAGATCAAAATGGAATCTCGGCACATAAATTATTCCAAAACAGCACTCATGATTTCTTATTCCAACGACGCTTTCATTCAATTGAATCTTTTCAGGATTACTTTGATTATTACTGGTCGCATGCTAAGAAATTTGCAACAAACATTGAAAACCAGAAAAATAGTATTCAATGCATTGTCGAATACATAGATCATCACTACTATGAAGATATAAATCGTTCTATATTAGCAGATATGGTTTATCTCAGCGCAGATCATTTGGCTAGAATTTTTAAAAAAGAAACTGGAGAAACTCTTGTTAAATATATAACGGATAAGCGCATTAATGCTGCTAAATCTCTCCTATCTCAAACAGATATCTCGATATCACAAGTATCCTGTCAAGTAGGGTATGATAATTATTCTTACTTTACTAAAATTTTTAAACAAAGGACTGGACTTTCTCCTGGAGATTACCGTAAAACTTATCAAAACAAAATGTAA
- a CDS encoding ATP-binding protein has protein sequence MNYIKRPHYLDFLRRHRDRQIIKVVSGVRRAGKSVLFQLYKEELLATGVDEDQIISINFEDLSYYDLRHFQTLFTYIKEQLVEEKTYYIFLDEIQYVEKFELVADSLFILPNVDLYLTGSNAYFMSSQLATNLTGRYVEIEVLPLSFEEYLSGQSLSENLNTTEIFNNYLFSAFPYLLQTSSYAEKIDYLRGIYNSILLNDIVTRLGNPNPTIIERIVRTLLSSTGSLISTNKIRNTLVSQNVSISHNTLENYLTTLTDSLLFYSVPRFDVKGRALLQRLEKYYPVDLGLRHLLLPDHKEDIGHILENMVYLELRRRYSQVYVGNLDKYEVDFVVVTDLGHYAYYQVSETTLAPETLDRELRPLEAIKDQFPKYLLTMDTIQPTANYNGIEKKNIIDWLLEK, from the coding sequence ATGAACTATATTAAAAGACCACATTATTTAGACTTTTTAAGAAGACATCGTGACCGACAAATCATTAAGGTTGTGAGTGGAGTTAGACGAGCTGGTAAATCTGTGCTTTTTCAACTCTATAAAGAGGAGTTACTAGCAACTGGCGTAGACGAGGATCAGATTATATCCATCAATTTTGAGGATCTGAGTTATTATGACCTGCGACATTTTCAAACATTATTTACTTATATAAAAGAGCAGTTAGTTGAAGAGAAAACATACTATATCTTTTTAGATGAAATTCAATATGTTGAAAAATTTGAACTGGTAGCAGATAGTCTATTCATCTTGCCAAATGTTGACCTCTATTTGACTGGATCAAACGCTTACTTTATGAGTAGCCAATTAGCTACAAACTTGACTGGTCGGTATGTTGAGATAGAGGTCCTTCCTTTGTCATTTGAAGAATACCTATCAGGTCAATCTCTCTCAGAGAATCTGAATACAACAGAAATTTTTAACAATTATCTCTTTAGTGCTTTCCCTTACTTATTGCAAACATCATCTTACGCTGAAAAAATTGATTATCTAAGAGGAATATATAACTCAATACTGTTAAATGATATTGTCACTAGATTGGGAAATCCAAATCCTACTATTATTGAGCGCATTGTCCGAACCCTTCTCAGTAGTACAGGTAGCTTAATATCAACAAATAAGATTCGTAATACCCTAGTCAGCCAAAACGTTTCAATATCCCATAATACTTTAGAAAATTATTTGACGACTTTGACAGATAGTTTACTTTTTTATTCTGTTCCACGTTTTGATGTCAAAGGTAGAGCATTATTGCAACGCTTAGAAAAATATTATCCCGTTGATTTAGGTTTACGACACCTCTTATTGCCAGACCACAAAGAAGACATTGGGCATATCTTGGAAAATATGGTGTATTTGGAATTGAGACGTAGATATTCACAAGTATATGTTGGTAATTTAGATAAATATGAGGTTGATTTTGTTGTTGTAACTGATCTTGGTCACTACGCTTATTATCAAGTCAGTGAAACAACACTTGCTCCAGAAACACTAGACAGAGAACTTAGACCACTAGAAGCCATTAAAGATCAATTCCCCAAATATCTATTAACAATGGATACAATTCAGCCAACAGCCAATTACAATGGTATTGAGAAGAAAAACATTATAGATTGGTTACTAGAAAAGTAG
- the rpsI gene encoding 30S ribosomal protein S9: MSQAQYAGTGRRKNAVARVRLVPGTGKITVNKKDVEEYIPHADLRLVINQPFAVTSTVGSYDVFVNVVGGGYAGQSGAIRHGIARALLQVDPDFRDSLKRAGLLTRDSRKVERKKPGLKKARKASQFSKR; encoded by the coding sequence ATGTCACAAGCACAATATGCAGGTACTGGACGTCGTAAAAACGCTGTTGCACGCGTTCGCCTTGTTCCAGGAACTGGTAAAATCACTGTTAACAAAAAAGATGTTGAAGAGTACATCCCACACGCTGACCTTCGTCTTGTCATCAACCAACCATTTGCAGTTACTTCAACTGTAGGTTCATACGACGTTTTCGTTAACGTTGTAGGTGGTGGATACGCTGGTCAATCAGGAGCTATCCGTCACGGTATCGCTCGTGCCCTTCTTCAAGTAGACCCAGACTTCCGCGATTCATTGAAACGCGCAGGACTTCTTACACGTGACTCACGTAAAGTTGAACGTAAGAAACCAGGTCTTAAGAAAGCTCGTAAAGCATCACAATTTAGTAAACGTTAA
- the rplM gene encoding 50S ribosomal protein L13 yields the protein MNKTTFMAKPGQVERKWYVVDATDVPLGRLSAVVASVLRGKNKPTFTPHTDTGDFVIVINAEKVKLTGKKATDKIYYTHSNHPGGLKQISAGELRSKNAVRLIEKSVKGMLPHNTLGRAQGMKLKVFVGAEHTHAAQQPEVLDISGLI from the coding sequence ATGAACAAAACAACATTTATGGCTAAACCAGGCCAAGTTGAACGTAAATGGTACGTAGTTGACGCAACTGATGTACCACTTGGACGTCTTTCTGCAGTAGTTGCTAGCGTACTTCGCGGAAAAAACAAACCAACATTTACACCACACACTGATACAGGTGACTTTGTGATTGTTATCAATGCTGAAAAAGTTAAATTGACTGGTAAAAAAGCAACTGATAAAATCTACTACACTCACTCAAACCACCCAGGTGGATTGAAACAAATCTCTGCAGGTGAACTTCGTTCTAAAAATGCAGTACGTTTGATCGAGAAATCAGTTAAAGGTATGCTTCCGCACAATACACTTGGACGCGCTCAAGGTATGAAGTTGAAAGTATTTGTTGGAGCTGAGCACACTCACGCTGCACAACAACCAGAAGTTCTTGACATTTCAGGACTTATCTAA